In Aegilops tauschii subsp. strangulata cultivar AL8/78 chromosome 3, Aet v6.0, whole genome shotgun sequence, one genomic interval encodes:
- the LOC109760565 gene encoding protein PLASTID TRANSCRIPTIONALLY ACTIVE 7 isoform X1 produces the protein MAMAMAASFAARHHHGHLAAGLPSTPQSGGRTSRSAATISMKAQKKQSSEPGSGKGGGDGRVSGGRRVWRRRKLTKEDDMLRYKLDRIPFLEEKVRKVRENGKLVCLDINQLMLSQENRFAFTMEVAEEANAYLEKHRHEYGLKKPILHVLSDRMNEAGFSRPEGYLYPYPIKPGPYFIKEEGN, from the exons ATGGCCATGGCAATGGCCGCTTCCTTCGCCGCCCGCCACCACCACGGgcacctcgccgccggcctcccctccaCCCCTCAATCGGGCGGAAGGACTAGCCGCAGCGCTGCCACCATCTCCATGAAGGCTCAG AAAAAGCAGAGCAGTGAGCCTGGAAGTGGGAAGGGGGGCGGGGACGGGCGAGTAAGCGGTGGGCGGCGAGTGTGGCGTCGCCGGAAACTG ACCAAAGAGGATGACATGTTGCGTTACAAGTTGGATCGTATCCCTTTCTTAGAAGAGAAAGTGAGAAAAGTAAGGGAAAATGGGAAGCTTGTGTGCTTGGATATCAACCAGCTCATGTTATCTCAAGAGAACAGATTCGCATTCACAATGGAGGTGGCAGAAGAAGCTAACGCCTATCTTGAGAAGCACAGGCATGAGTATGGATTGAAAAAACCTATACTGCATGTGCTCAGTGACCGTATGAATGAAGCTGGATTTTCTCGGCCAGAGGGTTACCTTTATCCTTATCCTATCAAGCCTGGGCCTTATTTCATAAAAGAAGAAGGGAATTGA
- the LOC109760565 gene encoding protein PLASTID TRANSCRIPTIONALLY ACTIVE 7 isoform X2 — MAMAMAASFAARHHHGHLAAGLPSTPQSGGRTSRSAATISMKAQSSEPGSGKGGGDGRVSGGRRVWRRRKLTKEDDMLRYKLDRIPFLEEKVRKVRENGKLVCLDINQLMLSQENRFAFTMEVAEEANAYLEKHRHEYGLKKPILHVLSDRMNEAGFSRPEGYLYPYPIKPGPYFIKEEGN; from the exons ATGGCCATGGCAATGGCCGCTTCCTTCGCCGCCCGCCACCACCACGGgcacctcgccgccggcctcccctccaCCCCTCAATCGGGCGGAAGGACTAGCCGCAGCGCTGCCACCATCTCCATGAAGGCTCAG AGCAGTGAGCCTGGAAGTGGGAAGGGGGGCGGGGACGGGCGAGTAAGCGGTGGGCGGCGAGTGTGGCGTCGCCGGAAACTG ACCAAAGAGGATGACATGTTGCGTTACAAGTTGGATCGTATCCCTTTCTTAGAAGAGAAAGTGAGAAAAGTAAGGGAAAATGGGAAGCTTGTGTGCTTGGATATCAACCAGCTCATGTTATCTCAAGAGAACAGATTCGCATTCACAATGGAGGTGGCAGAAGAAGCTAACGCCTATCTTGAGAAGCACAGGCATGAGTATGGATTGAAAAAACCTATACTGCATGTGCTCAGTGACCGTATGAATGAAGCTGGATTTTCTCGGCCAGAGGGTTACCTTTATCCTTATCCTATCAAGCCTGGGCCTTATTTCATAAAAGAAGAAGGGAATTGA